CTCATCAACATCGGGCCGTCCCACCCCGCGACGCACGCGACGCTGAGGTTCCAGGCGACGCTCGACGGGGAGACGATCCTCGACCTGGTGCCGGAGTTCGGCTACCTCCACCGCGGCTTCGAGAAGGAGTCCGAGGCGGCGACCTGGACCCAGGTGGTGCCGTACACCGACCGGCTGAACTACGTCTCGCCGCTCATGAACAACGTCGGGTACGCGATGGCCGTGGAGAAACTGTGCGGCATCGAGATCACGGAGCGGTGCAAATACGTCCGCGTCATCATCTCGGAGCTCTCCCGGATCATCGACCACATGGTGTGCATCGGGACGAAC
The Deltaproteobacteria bacterium genome window above contains:
- a CDS encoding NADH-quinone oxidoreductase subunit D (Catalyzes the transfer of electrons from NADH to quinone), encoding MAEPVDIRTMGGAPDLQAEPMLINIGPSHPATHATLRFQATLDGETILDLVPEFGYLHRGFEKESEAATWTQVVPYTDRLNYVSPLMNNVGYAMAVEKLCGIEITERCKYVRVIISELSRIIDHMVCIGTN